The Halorhabdus sp. BNX81 genome includes a region encoding these proteins:
- a CDS encoding DUF555 domain-containing protein, with protein sequence MNYLVAMEAAWLVRDVENIDDAIGVAVSEAGKRLNDQDMDYVEVEVGATTCPACAEPFDSAFIAADTALVGLVLEMKVFNAESAEHAQRIAKSEIGGALRDVPLKIVETIEYAEDEEPPTAPDE encoded by the coding sequence ATGAACTACCTCGTGGCAATGGAAGCAGCCTGGTTGGTTCGTGACGTAGAGAACATCGACGACGCTATCGGTGTGGCAGTCAGCGAAGCCGGCAAGCGACTCAACGATCAGGACATGGACTACGTTGAAGTCGAGGTCGGTGCCACGACCTGTCCCGCGTGCGCGGAACCGTTCGACTCGGCGTTCATCGCCGCCGACACCGCCCTGGTCGGGCTCGTCCTCGAGATGAAGGTCTTCAACGCCGAGAGTGCCGAACACGCCCAGCGGATCGCGAAAAGCGAGATCGGTGGGGCGCTACGGGATGTCCCGCTCAAAATCGTCGAGACGATCGAGTACGCCGAGGACGAGGAGCCACCGACTGCACCCGACGAGTGA
- a CDS encoding Rrf2 family transcriptional regulator → MSSIELTPSQKNILQELVNLYRDSESAVKGEEIAERVNRNPGTIRNQMQSLKALQLVEGVPGPKGGYKPTATAYDALQIQDMDHAAEVPLFHNGEQIPEANVAEINLASVHHPENCRAEVTLQGSLSDYDEGDSVTVGPTPLSKLQIVGTLDGKDDTSNKLILTIDDMVAPAEAPEH, encoded by the coding sequence ATGTCATCAATCGAACTCACGCCCAGTCAGAAGAACATCTTGCAGGAGCTCGTCAACCTCTATCGTGACTCAGAAAGTGCGGTAAAGGGTGAGGAGATCGCCGAGCGAGTCAACCGGAACCCCGGTACGATCCGCAACCAGATGCAGAGTCTGAAAGCCCTCCAGCTGGTCGAAGGGGTCCCCGGTCCCAAAGGCGGCTACAAGCCGACGGCGACCGCTTACGACGCACTCCAGATTCAGGACATGGACCACGCCGCGGAAGTCCCGCTGTTTCACAACGGCGAGCAGATCCCGGAGGCGAACGTCGCCGAGATCAACCTTGCGAGCGTCCACCATCCGGAGAACTGCCGTGCGGAGGTCACGCTTCAGGGGTCGCTCTCTGATTACGACGAAGGTGACAGCGTCACGGTCGGCCCGACGCCGCTCTCGAAGCTGCAGATCGTCGGCACCCTCGACGGCAAGGACGATACCAGCAACAAACTCATCCTGACGATCGACGATATGGTCGCCCCGGCCGAAGCACCCGAACACTGA
- a CDS encoding type IV pilin N-terminal domain-containing protein, translating into MSTYRLLDRGVSPVIGVILMVAVTVLLAAVVGTFVMNMDMPENQPPSTSWDISEEGDAIVIEHDGGESATAEELTAVISYEGSHPAERYTFADANGYSDGDTVTATDSMELVYGGTTPATDYIDLTAGSLSVSDVDEVQLIWVSSTGSQSQPLTTWTR; encoded by the coding sequence ATGTCCACGTATCGACTGCTGGATAGGGGGGTATCGCCAGTCATCGGGGTGATCCTGATGGTTGCGGTCACTGTGCTGCTCGCGGCTGTCGTCGGCACGTTCGTAATGAATATGGACATGCCGGAGAATCAGCCGCCCAGCACTAGCTGGGACATTTCCGAAGAGGGGGACGCGATCGTCATCGAACATGACGGTGGCGAGTCTGCGACTGCTGAAGAGCTCACCGCGGTGATATCGTATGAGGGAAGTCATCCTGCTGAACGCTACACGTTCGCGGACGCAAACGGATACAGTGACGGCGATACAGTCACTGCCACGGACTCGATGGAACTTGTCTACGGCGGCACCACGCCAGCAACTGACTATATCGATCTCACAGCTGGCAGCCTGAGTGTCTCTGATGTCGATGAAGTCCAACTCATCTGGGTCTCGTCTACCGGCTCTCAAAGCCAGCCGTTGACAACCTGGACGCGGTAA
- a CDS encoding nucleoside phosphorylase, which yields MTMDSEDPNDEVQYHLQVGPEDVAEAVLLPGDPDRVPKITDTWDDSETVAEHREFRTATGTVDGTPISVSSTGIGSPSAAIAVEELARLGVDTLLRVGSCGSLVEEAAVGDLIITTGAVRQEGTSKEYVREDYPAVADYRVVSALIAAAERLDYDYHVGLTCSTDSFYAGQGRPGFEGFEARGSDELVGELRDANVLNFEMEASSILTLANLYGLRAGAVCTVYANRVTGEFQTEGERKAAKTASTAVSILASMESDADAADADAWHADL from the coding sequence CTGACGATGGACAGCGAAGACCCCAACGACGAGGTCCAGTATCACCTGCAGGTCGGCCCCGAGGACGTGGCCGAGGCGGTCCTGCTGCCGGGTGATCCAGACCGCGTCCCGAAGATCACGGACACGTGGGACGACAGCGAGACCGTCGCCGAACACCGCGAGTTCCGGACGGCGACGGGGACCGTCGACGGGACGCCGATCTCGGTATCCTCGACAGGGATCGGGAGTCCGTCGGCGGCGATCGCCGTCGAGGAACTCGCCAGACTCGGCGTCGACACCCTCCTTCGCGTCGGCTCGTGTGGGAGCCTCGTCGAGGAGGCCGCCGTCGGCGATCTGATCATCACGACCGGCGCGGTCCGCCAGGAAGGGACCAGCAAGGAGTACGTCCGTGAGGATTATCCGGCAGTCGCCGACTATCGGGTGGTCTCGGCGCTGATCGCCGCCGCCGAGCGGCTCGACTATGACTATCACGTTGGACTCACGTGTTCGACGGACTCGTTTTACGCCGGGCAGGGCCGGCCGGGATTCGAGGGGTTCGAGGCGCGTGGAAGTGACGAACTGGTTGGGGAGTTGCGTGACGCCAACGTCCTCAACTTCGAGATGGAGGCGAGTTCGATCCTGACGCTCGCGAACCTCTATGGACTCCGGGCAGGTGCGGTCTGTACCGTCTACGCCAACCGGGTGACCGGCGAGTTCCAGACGGAGGGCGAACGCAAGGCGGCAAAGACGGCGTCGACTGCCGTCTCGATTCTGGCGTCGATGGAGAGCGACGCAGACGCGGCCGATGCCGACGCCTGGCACGCCGACCTCTGA
- a CDS encoding FAD-dependent oxidoreductase yields MTESVVVLGSGYAGAGAIQRLESELGDRVDLTWVSDQPYHLVLHEVHRCIRDPTIKEHVTIPIEEIKAPSTTFVRGRVEAVDVDNRTVALDDGDPIEYDYLLVAIGSQTAFFRIDGLEAHAHTLKSLDDALAIHDAVESAAESASTADPARVVVGGAGQTGVQVAGEVAAYREEHSAPIDVVLVEGLESILPGERPGFQSAIRKRLDERSVDVRTGSFVSKVDDERVHFDDGRDLEYDVLVWTGGITGQRAMQDVRVAKDHKSNRLKASTSFQTDDDRVFAIGDAALVEQPGDDPAPPNAEAAWQAADVAAENIARSIRGQPLAEWQYENKGTVVSVGDEAVATDVMFSPIETFDGFTAELLKKGIAARWIADVSSVSRALAAWPNM; encoded by the coding sequence ATGACTGAGTCGGTGGTCGTTCTCGGTTCCGGGTACGCCGGCGCGGGCGCGATCCAACGCCTCGAGTCGGAACTCGGCGATCGGGTCGACCTCACGTGGGTCTCCGATCAACCGTATCATCTCGTTCTCCACGAAGTCCATCGCTGTATTCGCGATCCGACTATCAAAGAGCACGTCACGATCCCGATCGAGGAGATCAAAGCACCGTCCACGACGTTCGTCCGGGGCCGGGTCGAGGCCGTCGACGTCGACAACAGAACGGTCGCACTCGACGACGGCGATCCCATCGAGTACGACTACCTGCTGGTGGCCATCGGCAGCCAGACTGCCTTCTTCCGAATCGACGGTCTCGAAGCCCACGCACACACGCTCAAGAGCCTCGACGACGCGCTCGCGATCCACGACGCGGTCGAGTCGGCGGCCGAATCCGCCTCCACGGCTGATCCTGCTCGCGTGGTTGTCGGTGGCGCGGGCCAGACCGGCGTCCAGGTCGCCGGCGAAGTGGCTGCCTATCGCGAGGAACACTCGGCACCGATCGATGTCGTCCTGGTCGAGGGCCTGGAGTCGATCCTGCCGGGGGAACGCCCCGGGTTCCAGTCGGCAATTCGAAAGCGACTCGACGAGCGATCGGTCGACGTCCGGACGGGCAGTTTTGTCAGCAAGGTCGACGACGAACGGGTTCATTTCGACGACGGTCGTGATCTGGAGTACGACGTCCTCGTCTGGACTGGTGGTATCACGGGCCAGCGTGCCATGCAGGACGTTCGCGTCGCGAAAGATCACAAGAGCAACCGTCTCAAAGCCTCCACGTCGTTTCAAACGGACGACGACCGTGTCTTTGCCATCGGCGACGCGGCGCTGGTCGAACAACCGGGCGACGATCCGGCCCCGCCGAACGCCGAGGCGGCCTGGCAGGCGGCGGACGTCGCCGCGGAGAACATTGCCCGGTCGATCCGCGGTCAACCGCTCGCCGAGTGGCAGTACGAGAATAAAGGGACCGTCGTCTCCGTCGGCGACGAGGCGGTCGCAACCGACGTGATGTTCAGTCCGATCGAGACGTTCGACGGATTCACCGCCGAACTCTTAAAAAAGGGCATCGCTGCGCGGTGGATCGCCGACGTCAGTTCGGTCTCCCGGGCACTCGCTGCCTGGCCCAATATGTAG
- the cdd gene encoding cytidine deaminase produces the protein MDELIERARKALRSSYAPYSAYRVGAALRTADGTVFTGCNIENANYSNSVHAEELAISKAVEDGHREFESIAVTSSKRDGVTPCGMCRQTLTEFCDEELQIVCDEDDAVAAYTLGELLPNTISSENLED, from the coding sequence ATGGACGAGTTGATCGAGCGAGCACGCAAAGCCCTCAGAAGTTCGTATGCCCCCTACTCGGCGTATCGGGTCGGGGCCGCCCTCCGGACGGCGGATGGAACCGTCTTCACCGGGTGTAACATCGAGAACGCCAACTATTCCAACAGCGTCCACGCCGAGGAACTCGCGATCAGCAAGGCCGTCGAGGACGGCCACCGGGAGTTCGAGTCGATCGCCGTCACGTCATCGAAACGCGATGGCGTCACGCCGTGTGGAATGTGTCGACAGACGCTCACGGAGTTCTGTGACGAGGAGTTACAGATCGTGTGTGACGAGGACGACGCCGTCGCCGCGTACACGCTGGGTGAATTGCTCCCGAACACGATCAGTAGCGAAAACCTGGAGGACTGA
- a CDS encoding phosphomannomutase: MDLFGTAGIRGPVSERVTPDLALRVGRAAGDDGAEFVVGRDGRTTGMGLAAAVEAGLESAGADVIRVGQIPTPTLAYASRGRRGVILTASHNPPADNGLKLFVDGQQYPAGAESRIESRIEDDPAPAPWDEWGTTTRRDPLPDYRKAVVEYAETLGAPLDGLGVAVDCGNGVAGVATPPVLRMLGAHVRALDANVDGHFPARESKPTPENIRGLRQFVAGSEAVEIGFAHDGDGDRIVVVDDDGDVIHEDTVTAILADHFVRESSAGDPVVITTPNTSTRIDERVQAAGGRVERVALGSLHEGLADIPDTPETEVVLASEPWKYIFPDLGPWMDAIASAGVFARLVAESGLDALRAPVTERPFRKVNVDCPDADKPAVMDRLAAELPAQFASATASTDYGVRLEFPDDSWALVRPSGTEPYIRLYAESDEVETLIDDVRAGIEDAVEAAT, from the coding sequence ATGGACCTGTTCGGGACAGCCGGAATCAGAGGGCCGGTCAGCGAACGCGTCACCCCCGATCTCGCACTCCGCGTCGGTCGAGCGGCCGGCGACGACGGCGCGGAGTTCGTCGTCGGCCGGGACGGCCGGACGACGGGCATGGGACTGGCGGCCGCCGTCGAAGCGGGACTGGAAAGTGCCGGTGCCGACGTGATTCGTGTCGGCCAGATACCGACGCCGACGCTCGCCTACGCCTCCCGGGGCCGTCGTGGCGTGATACTCACCGCGAGTCACAACCCACCGGCGGACAACGGACTCAAACTGTTCGTCGACGGCCAACAGTACCCGGCTGGGGCCGAATCCCGGATCGAATCCCGGATCGAAGACGACCCCGCCCCCGCCCCATGGGACGAGTGGGGGACGACCACCCGCCGTGATCCACTCCCCGACTATCGGAAAGCGGTCGTCGAATATGCCGAAACCCTCGGCGCGCCACTTGACGGACTCGGTGTGGCAGTCGACTGCGGTAACGGTGTCGCCGGCGTCGCGACCCCACCGGTGTTGCGCATGCTCGGTGCGCACGTCCGTGCCCTGGACGCAAACGTCGACGGTCACTTCCCGGCCAGAGAGAGCAAGCCGACACCGGAGAACATCCGGGGACTCCGGCAGTTCGTCGCCGGGTCTGAGGCGGTCGAGATCGGCTTCGCTCACGACGGCGATGGGGATCGGATCGTCGTCGTTGACGATGACGGCGACGTGATCCACGAGGATACCGTCACGGCGATCCTGGCAGACCATTTCGTCCGCGAGAGCTCCGCCGGTGACCCGGTCGTGATCACGACGCCGAACACCTCAACCCGGATCGACGAACGCGTCCAGGCCGCGGGCGGCCGCGTCGAACGCGTCGCCCTCGGTAGTCTGCACGAGGGGCTGGCGGACATCCCCGACACACCGGAGACGGAAGTCGTCCTTGCCTCCGAGCCCTGGAAATACATCTTCCCCGACCTCGGGCCGTGGATGGACGCCATCGCCAGTGCGGGGGTGTTCGCCCGGCTCGTCGCCGAGTCGGGGCTTGACGCCCTGCGAGCGCCAGTCACGGAACGGCCCTTCCGGAAAGTCAACGTCGACTGTCCCGACGCGGACAAACCGGCCGTGATGGATCGACTCGCTGCGGAGTTGCCTGCCCAGTTTGCATCCGCGACGGCCTCGACGGACTACGGAGTCAGACTGGAATTCCCGGACGATTCCTGGGCGCTGGTCCGTCCGAGCGGGACCGAGCCGTACATCCGGCTGTACGCCGAAAGCGATGAGGTCGAAACACTGATCGACGACGTTCGCGCGGGCATCGAAGACGCCGTCGAAGCAGCGACGTAA
- a CDS encoding ABC transporter ATP-binding protein, with protein sequence MGSSDTDTGESVIEVSNLRKTYGETVAVDGVSFDIQAEEVFALVGPNGAGKTTTVEMIECLRTPTAGSALVLGEDVTTNAHSIKAEIGVVPQSFHTFDRLSVRENVTLIRRMYDDGLSVDAVLDELDLTEWAETPFQSLSGGLQRRTGMAMALVSDPAVLFLDEPTTGLDPDARRTTWEQIEGLADRGTTVVLTTHYMEEVERLADRAALLLDGRIEAIDTVPNLIDRYGGAIKVVVRSTGESAEDEVFEPILEDAASEVYWTETGDIVGLFEDRSRAQEAYSRLHQEGEGRAIDLISAGMEDVFLQLAGATPDARGEIE encoded by the coding sequence ATGGGTTCTTCGGATACGGACACCGGCGAGTCAGTCATCGAGGTCTCAAACCTCCGGAAAACCTACGGTGAGACGGTCGCCGTCGACGGGGTAAGCTTCGACATTCAGGCCGAAGAAGTGTTCGCGCTGGTCGGTCCCAACGGTGCGGGTAAGACCACAACTGTCGAGATGATTGAATGTCTGCGGACGCCAACCGCGGGGTCGGCACTCGTTCTGGGCGAAGACGTGACGACAAATGCACACTCGATCAAAGCGGAGATCGGCGTCGTCCCACAGTCGTTTCACACGTTCGATCGTCTCTCCGTTCGGGAGAACGTCACGCTCATCCGGCGGATGTACGACGATGGGTTGTCGGTCGATGCAGTGCTCGACGAACTCGATCTCACCGAGTGGGCCGAGACACCGTTTCAGTCACTCTCGGGCGGCTTACAGCGACGGACTGGCATGGCGATGGCGCTCGTTAGCGATCCCGCCGTGCTCTTTCTGGACGAGCCGACGACCGGCCTCGATCCCGACGCACGCCGTACGACCTGGGAGCAAATCGAGGGCCTCGCCGACCGCGGCACGACCGTCGTCCTCACGACCCATTACATGGAAGAGGTCGAACGGCTGGCCGACCGGGCCGCACTCCTTCTCGACGGGCGGATCGAGGCCATCGACACCGTCCCGAACCTGATCGACCGATACGGCGGGGCCATCAAGGTCGTCGTCAGAAGCACGGGCGAGTCTGCCGAGGACGAAGTGTTCGAACCGATCCTCGAAGACGCGGCAAGTGAGGTCTACTGGACCGAAACCGGCGATATCGTCGGTCTGTTCGAGGACCGCAGTCGCGCCCAGGAAGCCTACAGTCGACTCCACCAGGAGGGCGAGGGCCGGGCGATCGACCTGATCAGCGCAGGCATGGAAGACGTGTTCCTGCAACTGGCCGGCGCGACGCCGGACGCCCGGGGGGAAATCGAATGA
- a CDS encoding DUF87 domain-containing protein, translated as MADSDTRTITVAERSPGHGGTGDVGRPVSLPVVELLTGRGFITGKSGSGKSNSASVVAEKLLDNGFGLLIVDIDGEYYGLKEEYEILHAGADDECDIQVTTDHAEKLASLALEQNVPIILDVSSYLDEEKAREVLTAVARQLFAKAKKCKQPFLLLVEEIHEYIPEKGGVDECGKMLIKIGKRGRKHGLGIVGISQRPADVKKDFITQCDWLVWHRLTWNNDTKVVSRILDGQYADAVEDLADGEAFLMTDWAEAVERVQFYRKQTFDAGATPGLEDFERPDLKSVSDDLVSELKSITDERAETEDRIAELREELDRKNSRIAELERELQDARDMSRMADQFVDALVEHVDGANPGRTEQAKLRDSHARTQGQATDDTDDQATFGSDVATADGSGTAAPDAAGGNGTGEAVAEAFESIDDFVPAEASVDSTPIADATDTASETDESADGTGSAGEDEDEITAASGEVSIDEVPDFVGRLRAEVRSLEPKTQKMLSYYREQGPASPLDAHFVAGGSGDRTHAYARNRTLRTAELIEHVGQGAYDYRLPDLLADRAERAPEDVEDTDLDAYIDVIEATIDDF; from the coding sequence ATGGCTGACAGCGATACGCGGACGATCACCGTTGCGGAACGCAGCCCCGGGCATGGCGGGACTGGTGACGTAGGCCGGCCGGTTTCGCTGCCAGTCGTCGAATTGCTCACCGGACGCGGGTTCATCACCGGGAAATCAGGGAGCGGCAAGAGCAATTCCGCGTCGGTCGTCGCCGAGAAGTTGCTCGACAACGGCTTCGGCCTGCTCATCGTCGACATCGACGGCGAGTACTACGGGCTCAAGGAGGAGTACGAGATCCTTCACGCCGGGGCCGACGACGAGTGTGACATCCAGGTCACGACCGACCACGCCGAGAAACTCGCTTCGCTCGCCTTAGAACAGAACGTCCCGATCATCCTCGACGTTTCGAGTTACCTCGACGAGGAGAAGGCCCGTGAGGTACTGACGGCCGTTGCCCGCCAGCTGTTCGCGAAGGCCAAGAAGTGCAAACAGCCGTTCCTCTTGCTGGTCGAGGAGATCCACGAGTACATCCCGGAGAAGGGCGGCGTTGATGAGTGCGGGAAGATGCTGATCAAGATCGGCAAGCGCGGGCGCAAACACGGCCTTGGCATCGTCGGGATCAGCCAGCGACCCGCCGACGTCAAAAAGGACTTCATCACCCAGTGTGACTGGCTGGTCTGGCATCGCCTCACCTGGAACAACGACACCAAGGTCGTCAGCCGCATCCTCGACGGCCAGTACGCCGACGCCGTCGAGGACCTGGCCGACGGCGAGGCGTTCCTGATGACCGACTGGGCGGAGGCCGTCGAGCGCGTGCAGTTCTACCGCAAGCAGACCTTCGACGCCGGGGCCACCCCGGGGCTGGAGGACTTCGAGCGCCCGGATCTCAAGTCCGTCAGCGACGACCTCGTCTCCGAACTGAAGTCGATCACCGACGAGCGTGCGGAGACCGAAGATCGGATCGCCGAACTCCGGGAGGAACTCGACCGCAAGAACTCCCGGATCGCCGAACTCGAACGCGAACTCCAGGACGCCCGGGACATGAGCCGGATGGCCGATCAGTTCGTCGACGCCCTGGTCGAGCACGTCGACGGGGCGAACCCGGGCCGGACCGAACAGGCAAAGCTTCGGGACAGCCATGCACGCACGCAGGGCCAGGCCACGGACGACACCGACGACCAGGCCACGTTCGGGTCGGACGTCGCTACGGCGGACGGTTCAGGGACGGCCGCGCCGGACGCTGCCGGCGGCAACGGCACGGGGGAGGCAGTCGCCGAGGCGTTCGAGTCTATCGACGATTTCGTCCCGGCGGAAGCATCGGTCGACTCCACCCCCATCGCTGACGCAACCGACACCGCCTCGGAGACCGACGAGTCCGCTGACGGCACCGGGTCAGCTGGCGAAGACGAGGATGAAATCACGGCGGCGAGCGGGGAAGTCTCCATCGACGAGGTGCCCGATTTCGTCGGCCGGCTCCGTGCCGAAGTCCGGTCGCTCGAACCCAAAACCCAGAAGATGCTCTCGTATTACCGCGAACAGGGGCCGGCGTCGCCGCTCGACGCCCACTTTGTCGCCGGCGGATCGGGCGATCGCACGCATGCTTACGCCCGCAATCGGACGCTTCGGACGGCCGAACTGATCGAGCACGTCGGTCAGGGTGCCTACGATTATCGGTTACCGGATCTGCTGGCGGACCGTGCCGAACGCGCCCCCGAAGACGTCGAGGATACAGACCTCGACGCCTATATCGACGTGATCGAAGCGACTATCGACGACTTCTGA
- the dinB gene encoding DNA polymerase IV, with translation MSRPGRLPVESTSEQRIVLHVDMDCFYAACERLREPPLRGEPVVVGMGYEPGETVGAVATASYEAREHGVESAQSIERALELLPRREADPDAEPTAYYRPVDMSYYEDVSEEVQSVLAEHADVLRAVSIDEAYLDVTDRTDWESVEQFAGELKTEIADTVGVEASVGVAPTMSAAKIASDHDKPDGLTVVEPGSVQSFLAPLDVEDIHEVGPKTVTELAEMGIETAGELADADPAALVDRFGERGRAIYRYARGEDDRDVTPVGKPKSLSRESSLPAEAGGSRTVREQVRTLADAVADRANRRDALYQTIGIKVVTPPFDINTRERSLSGPVDRPELVRSVALDLLAEFADREVRKVGVFVSGLSFSAGDQASLAEWDGDSDGTEIETHTNETDTTPQSSSGSRRLSGQTTLADFR, from the coding sequence ATGTCCCGGCCCGGCCGGTTGCCGGTCGAGTCCACCAGCGAGCAGCGCATTGTCCTCCACGTCGATATGGACTGTTTCTATGCGGCCTGTGAGCGACTCCGCGAACCCCCACTCCGAGGCGAACCGGTGGTCGTGGGGATGGGATACGAGCCGGGTGAAACAGTGGGGGCGGTTGCCACCGCGAGTTACGAGGCGCGCGAGCACGGCGTCGAGAGCGCACAGTCGATCGAGCGGGCACTCGAGCTGCTGCCCCGACGCGAGGCCGATCCCGACGCGGAGCCGACTGCCTACTACCGGCCCGTCGATATGTCCTATTACGAGGACGTCAGCGAAGAGGTCCAGTCCGTCCTAGCGGAACACGCCGACGTGCTGCGTGCGGTCAGCATCGACGAGGCGTACCTGGATGTGACCGACCGGACCGATTGGGAGTCCGTCGAACAATTCGCGGGCGAACTGAAAACCGAGATCGCCGACACAGTCGGCGTCGAGGCGAGCGTCGGCGTCGCGCCGACGATGAGCGCGGCCAAGATCGCGAGCGACCACGACAAGCCCGACGGCCTCACGGTCGTCGAACCGGGATCCGTCCAGTCGTTTCTGGCCCCGCTCGACGTTGAGGATATCCACGAAGTCGGCCCGAAGACGGTCACGGAACTCGCCGAGATGGGCATCGAGACGGCTGGGGAACTCGCGGATGCCGATCCGGCGGCGCTCGTCGATCGCTTCGGTGAACGCGGACGCGCGATCTACCGGTACGCCCGCGGCGAGGACGACCGCGACGTGACGCCCGTCGGCAAACCCAAGAGTCTCTCCCGGGAGTCGTCGTTGCCAGCCGAGGCGGGTGGCTCCCGGACTGTCCGGGAACAAGTACGGACGCTCGCCGATGCGGTGGCGGACCGGGCGAATCGGCGTGATGCGCTCTATCAGACGATCGGGATCAAAGTCGTCACGCCACCGTTCGATATCAACACGCGCGAACGGTCGCTGTCCGGACCGGTCGACCGCCCGGAGCTGGTTCGTTCTGTCGCGCTCGATCTCCTCGCGGAGTTTGCTGACCGCGAGGTTCGCAAGGTCGGCGTGTTCGTCTCCGGGCTCTCCTTTTCGGCGGGCGATCAGGCGAGTCTCGCTGAGTGGGACGGCGATAGCGACGGCACGGAGATTGAAACGCACACGAACGAAACGGACACCACCCCTCAGTCGTCGTCCGGGAGCCGGCGGCTGTCAGGTCAGACGACGCTTGCGGACTTCCGGTGA
- a CDS encoding CBS domain-containing protein: MELPTPADLRERRTDLGLTQSELADRADVSQPLIARIEGGDVDPRLSTLRRIVNALQEAEGGILRAGDLMNSPIVSVAPDDSVHEAKQLMDSEGYSQVPVIRNGRPDGLIGNTDIRQRQADNVGELPVADVMHESITTVEPDATLEEIDTYLDHHDAVLVVDSGETVGIITDADIAAHVS, translated from the coding sequence ATGGAACTGCCGACTCCAGCGGACTTACGCGAGCGCCGGACGGACCTCGGGCTCACCCAGAGTGAACTCGCCGATCGTGCCGATGTCTCCCAGCCGCTGATCGCCAGGATCGAGGGTGGTGACGTCGATCCGCGACTCTCGACGCTCCGGCGGATCGTCAACGCGCTCCAGGAAGCGGAAGGTGGCATCCTTCGGGCTGGCGACCTGATGAACTCGCCCATCGTCAGCGTCGCGCCCGACGACAGCGTCCACGAGGCCAAACAGCTGATGGACAGCGAGGGCTACTCGCAGGTGCCGGTCATCCGCAACGGGCGACCGGACGGACTTATCGGGAACACTGACATCCGCCAGCGCCAGGCGGACAACGTCGGGGAACTCCCCGTTGCCGACGTGATGCACGAGTCGATCACGACCGTCGAACCCGACGCGACGCTCGAAGAGATCGATACGTACCTGGATCATCACGACGCCGTCCTGGTCGTCGACAGCGGCGAGACCGTCGGCATCATCACCGACGCCGATATCGCCGCCCACGTCAGTTAA